A region of Maniola jurtina chromosome 7, ilManJurt1.1, whole genome shotgun sequence DNA encodes the following proteins:
- the LOC123867006 gene encoding transmembrane protein 242: MADEERLQRIKAGAFLATIAGISAFAGFGTTLAAAKKTDPKYFNKGIHGSVELADAGALLALRALGWGTLYAIGGTTCLCYGIWKLSGAKDLKDFRIKMGNLLPILPKNNPPQSRTEFSGMNDLMKYLSEEYGNKKMQDVTDK; the protein is encoded by the exons ATGGCTGACGAAGAACGACTTCAACGAATTAAAG CCGGAGCATTTTTAGCTACAATCGCTGGTATTTCTGCTTTTGCGGGATTTGGAACGACTTTGGCAGCAGCAAAAAAAACTGAtccaaaatatttcaataaag GAATACATGGCAGTGTTGAATTAGCGGATGCAGGTGCCTTGCTGGCACTAAGAGCACTGGGTTGGGGGACACTGTATGCAATTGGTGGTACAACATGTTTATGCTATGGCATATGGAAATTATCAGGTGCTAAAGAT CTAAAAGACTTCAGAATCAAAATGGGAAACCTTCTTCcaattttaccaaaaaataatCCACCACAATCTAGAACAGAATTCAGCGGAATGAATGATTTAATGAAATATTTGTCAGAAGAAtatggaaataaaaaaatgcaagatGTAACAGATAAATAA
- the LOC123867001 gene encoding tRNA-dihydrouridine(20a/20b) synthase [NAD(P)+]-like isoform X2 has translation MILADSFCQNAKARSNEFVTTMYDTPLVVQFAANSIDDFLDASKLVYPYVDGVDLNCGCPQRWAMKDGYGCALLSKPELVHNLLRTVRNNFPQNFTVSVKVRILQEVKKTIAMCQQLEKCGIDFMTVHGRTPLQKSGEAIDVETLKEICDKVTVPVIANGGIKTLDDADQLQETLKCGGIMAASGILNNPALFSGHNKTPLSCIKQWIDLKNKSEDKITFQCYHHHLVFMLEKILSKKQKQEFNYLSTFESVDQFLNMHVINDYNYLPPASPVIDDFVTCQFDKEVTDKHSSKCRGCSKSIYYCTCCNHDYDNNNGSFFTYYVENTDVLDYMDCNMFDECI, from the coding sequence ATGATACTTGCAGATTCGTTTTGTCAAAATGCGAAAGCAAGGTCAAATGAATTTGTAACAACAATGTATGACACTCCATTGGTTGTGCAGTTTGCAGCTAATAGCATTGATGATTTCTTAGATGCATCTAAGTTAGTATATCCCTATGTAGATGGAGTGGATCTAAACTGTGGATGTCCTCAAAGATGGGCTATGAAGGATGGATATGGATGTGCCTTACTATCTAAACCTGAACtagtacataatttattaagaaCTGTGAGAAATAATTTTCCACAAAATTTTACAGTTTCTGTGAAAGTAAGAATATTACAGGAAGTGAAGAAAACAATAGCTATGTGCCAGCAGCTTGAAAAATGTGGCATTGATTTTATGACTGTCCATGGACGTACACCGTTACAGAAGAGTGGGGAGGCTATTGATGTGGAAACCTTGAAAGAAATATGTGACAAAGTTACTGTACCAGTAATTGCTAATGGTGGCATTAAAACTTTAGATGATGCAGATCAATTGCAAGAAACATTGAAATGTGGGGGCATAATGGCTGCAAGTGGTATTTTGAATAACCCAGCCCTTTTCAGCGGACATAATAAAACACCACTCAGTTGTATTAAACAGTGGATTGACTTGAAGAATAAAAGTGAAGATAAAATAACATTTCAATGCTATCACCACCATTTAGTTTTTATGCTTGAGAAGATATTGTCAAAAAAACAAAAGCAGGagtttaattatttaagtacattTGAAAGTGTTGATCAATTTTTAAATATGCATGTTataaatgattataattatttgcCACCAGCTAGTCCAGTAATTGATGATTTTGTGACATGTCAATTTGATAAAGAAGTCACTGATAAGCACTCAAGTAAATGTAGAGGATGTAGTAAGAGTATATATTATTGCACTTGTTGTAATCATGATTATGACAATAATAATGGAAGTTTTTTCACGTACTATGTCGAAAACACTGATGTTCTAGATTATATGGACTGCAATATGTTTGATGAATGTATTTGA
- the LOC123867003 gene encoding programmed cell death protein 2: MSDKHVDIGFLEEKSNWLLHPRFFPSKVGGKPAWLDLKNIPDPAKLNCKKCKEPLIFLCQVYAPFEENNDCFHRTIFIFICPKGSCCDINSAENFVVLRCQLPRMNDYFSFEPYEENEKEDFPMEKWAKLCNVCGIRAPSHCSKCKKVYYCSRKHQILDWQKEHKSICSDLQKTCTPCPNNFIVTEAGKSLLFKEWELIVDEEDKEEVTAEDSNQEMEKLRKMMQEKKAGTLSNVPDSELEQYVKPLPEDKVYNKFRKRIARHPNQVLRYDRGGAPLWITKVSGNLITVPECQYCNGDRQFEFQIMPQLLNFINVGIELNSIDWGVLAIYTCKASCNNGPAYKEEFLVKQDLNNETI; this comes from the exons ATGAGTGATAAACATGTAGATATCGGTTTTCTTGAAGAAAAAAGTAACTGGTTGTTACATCCTAGATTTTTTCCAAGTAAAGTGGGAGGAAAGCCAGCATGGTTAGACCTTAAAAACATACCTGATCCTGCTAAATTAAACTGCAAAAAGTGTAAGGaacctttgatttttttatgTCAG GTGTATGCTCCatttgaagaaaataatgaTTGTTTTCATCGAACAATCTTCATATTTATTTGTCCAAAAGGTTCTTGCTGTGACATAAATTCTGCAGAAAATTTCGTAGTACTACGTTGTCAGCTACCACGTATGAATGATTATTTCTCTTTTGAACCGTATGAAGAAAATGAAAAGGAG GATTTTCCGATGGAAAAATGGGCAAAGTTGTGCAACGTTTGTGGAATAAGAGCACCATCTCACTGTTCAAAATGCAAAAAAGTTTATTACTGTAGTCGCAAACACCAAATCCTTGATTGGCAAAAGGAACACAAAAGCATTTGCTCTGACCTGCAAAAG ACATGCACACCATGTCCCAATAATTTTATAGTGACTGAAGCAggaaaatcattattatttaaagagtGGGAATTAATAGTAGATGAAGAAGATAAG gaGGAAGTCACTGCTGAAGACTCAAATCAAGAAATGGAGAAACTCAGAAAAATGATGCAAGAAAAAAAAGCTGGTACATTGAGCAACGTTCCTGATAGTGAATTAGAACAATATGTAAAACCATTACCAGAAGATAAGGTTTACAATAAATTCCGTAAAAGAATAGCGAGACATCCAAACCAAGTACTAAGATATGACCGAGGAGGTGCACCTTTGTGGATTACAAAAGTTTCAGGAAACTTAATAACTGTACCCGAATGTCAGTACTGTAATGGAGACAGACAATTCGAATTTCAA ataatgccacaattgttgaattttattaatgttgGTATTGAATTGAATAGTATAGATTGGGGTGTACTAGCCATATACACTTGTAAAGCTAGTTGTAATAATGGTCCAGCATATAAGGAAGAGTTTCTTGTCAAACAAGATTTAAATAATGAAACAATTTAA
- the LOC123867001 gene encoding tRNA-dihydrouridine(20a/20b) synthase [NAD(P)+]-like isoform X1, whose translation MKTKTNVIELFEDAKTNQSYVKVCAPMVRYSKVQFRTLVKKFGVDLCFTPMILADSFCQNAKARSNEFVTTMYDTPLVVQFAANSIDDFLDASKLVYPYVDGVDLNCGCPQRWAMKDGYGCALLSKPELVHNLLRTVRNNFPQNFTVSVKVRILQEVKKTIAMCQQLEKCGIDFMTVHGRTPLQKSGEAIDVETLKEICDKVTVPVIANGGIKTLDDADQLQETLKCGGIMAASGILNNPALFSGHNKTPLSCIKQWIDLKNKSEDKITFQCYHHHLVFMLEKILSKKQKQEFNYLSTFESVDQFLNMHVINDYNYLPPASPVIDDFVTCQFDKEVTDKHSSKCRGCSKSIYYCTCCNHDYDNNNGSFFTYYVENTDVLDYMDCNMFDECI comes from the exons atgaaaacgAAAACTAATGTTATAGAATTATTTGAAGATGCGAAAACCAATCAATCTTATGTAAAAGTTTGTGCGCCCATGGTGAGATATAGTAAAGTGCAGTTCAGAACTTTAGTAAAAAA ATTTGGAGTGGATTTGTGCTTTACACCGATGATACTTGCAGATTCGTTTTGTCAAAATGCGAAAGCAAGGTCAAATGAATTTGTAACAACAATGTATGACACTCCATTGGTTGTGCAGTTTGCAGCTAATAGCATTGATGATTTCTTAGATGCATCTAAGTTAGTATATCCCTATGTAGATGGAGTGGATCTAAACTGTGGATGTCCTCAAAGATGGGCTATGAAGGATGGATATGGATGTGCCTTACTATCTAAACCTGAACtagtacataatttattaagaaCTGTGAGAAATAATTTTCCACAAAATTTTACAGTTTCTGTGAAAGTAAGAATATTACAGGAAGTGAAGAAAACAATAGCTATGTGCCAGCAGCTTGAAAAATGTGGCATTGATTTTATGACTGTCCATGGACGTACACCGTTACAGAAGAGTGGGGAGGCTATTGATGTGGAAACCTTGAAAGAAATATGTGACAAAGTTACTGTACCAGTAATTGCTAATGGTGGCATTAAAACTTTAGATGATGCAGATCAATTGCAAGAAACATTGAAATGTGGGGGCATAATGGCTGCAAGTGGTATTTTGAATAACCCAGCCCTTTTCAGCGGACATAATAAAACACCACTCAGTTGTATTAAACAGTGGATTGACTTGAAGAATAAAAGTGAAGATAAAATAACATTTCAATGCTATCACCACCATTTAGTTTTTATGCTTGAGAAGATATTGTCAAAAAAACAAAAGCAGGagtttaattatttaagtacattTGAAAGTGTTGATCAATTTTTAAATATGCATGTTataaatgattataattatttgcCACCAGCTAGTCCAGTAATTGATGATTTTGTGACATGTCAATTTGATAAAGAAGTCACTGATAAGCACTCAAGTAAATGTAGAGGATGTAGTAAGAGTATATATTATTGCACTTGTTGTAATCATGATTATGACAATAATAATGGAAGTTTTTTCACGTACTATGTCGAAAACACTGATGTTCTAGATTATATGGACTGCAATATGTTTGATGAATGTATTTGA